Genomic window (Caldinitratiruptor microaerophilus):
GTGTCGATGAGGCAGGACGTCCGGTAGCCGAAGCCGAGGGCCGCCGGCTCCAGGACCTCCTCCCGGCCGTCGCGCCACATCACCCGGGCAGCGGTGACCACCTGGCTGAGGTCGCCGCCGTGGGCGCCGGCGTTGATCACGAGGCCGGCTCCGACCGTCCCGGGGATGGCACAGGCGAACTCCAGTCCGCCGAGTCCCCGGCGGGCACACTCGAGCGCCAGGCGAGGGAGGCTGTGGCCCCCGCCGGCCACCACGCGGTCGCCGTACAGGCGCCGGCGGGCGAGGTCCCCCCCCAGGACCACCACCACGCCGGGCACGCCCTCGTCCGCGACCAGGAGGTTCGAGCCGTTGCCCAGAACCCGGAGCGGCAAGGACTCCTCCCGGGCGACGGACAGGAGGGCGGAGAGCTCCGCGGGGCTCTCGACGGTGACGAAGAATTCGGCCGGACCGCCGATCCGGAACGTCGTGTGGCGCTGAAGCGGCTCCCCCTCCCGGAGGCGGCCCGGGTTGCGTAATAGCCTACGAATGCGTTCCGCGATGCGTGCCATGCGCTCGTTCGCCCTCCCGCAGGCGGACCGCAGGTTAGCCTATTCGGGCGCCGGTCCGGAGGTCCGCACGCCCCGACCCGCGACCTCCAGGACCCGCCGCGCGATCCGCTCCCCGGCATCCGGCATCGCCGCCGCGCGGAGGGCGCGCGCCATGCGG
Coding sequences:
- the murB gene encoding UDP-N-acetylmuramate dehydrogenase, with the protein product MARIAERIRRLLRNPGRLREGEPLQRHTTFRIGGPAEFFVTVESPAELSALLSVAREESLPLRVLGNGSNLLVADEGVPGVVVVLGGDLARRRLYGDRVVAGGGHSLPRLALECARRGLGGLEFACAIPGTVGAGLVINAGAHGGDLSQVVTAARVMWRDGREEVLEPAALGFGYRTSCLIDTGAIVTEVEMRLEPADPAALMERVRRYLEHRRATQPTGVPNAGSIFKNPPGDHAGRLIEQAGCKGWRQGDAQVSPRHANFIVNLGHATASDVLVLARRVRDQVRDRFGVCLEPEVRLWGLGPL